TATAAACATTAATAAAGCCGTTATGCTGTTTAACAATACCATAAACAGTTGACAGCCCAAGCCCTGTCCCTTTCCCAACCTCCTTGGTAGTAAAAAATGGTTCAAATATGTTTTTTATTAATGCCTTATCCATCCCACAGCCATTGTCAGTAACTGACAAACATACAAAATTTCCAGGAGTAAAACCTGAGTGTGTTTTACAATATTGTTCATCTATAAATACATTTTCTACATTGATAATAATTTTCCCTATTCCATTTATGGCATCTTTTGCATTAATACATAAATTAAGCAAAATTTGCTCTATCTGCCCCTTATTCCCTTTAACAAAAGAAATATTTTCACCTTTATTAATAATAAGCTCTATCTCTTCACCTATAAGCCTTTTAAGCATATTTTCAAAAGAATTAATCACATCTGCAATATTAATATTTTCAACAACTGTTGGCTTTTTACGTGCAAAAATCAGCAACTTTTCGGTAAGATTAGCTGCTCTTTCTGTGGCAGCCATAATATTATCAAGATATGCAGGTAAAGCATTTTTATTATCAATCTGCAATTTTGCAAGCTCCACATAACCCATTATTGCTGATAAAATATTATTAAAATCGTGAGCAACACCGCCTGCCAACTGCCCTATAGAGTCAAGCTTTTGAGTCTGATTTAGCTGCTCTTGCAGTTGTTTCTTTTCGGTAATATCTTCTTTTACTGCAACTATTTTAAACACCTTACCATGTTTATCAACAATAGGGGTAATTATTGCATTCTCAAAATATAACTCGCCATTTTTTTCTTATTTACTATCTCAGAAGTAAAACTTTTGCCAGAAAGCAAAGTATTCCACATATCTTCATAAAATTTTTGGTCTTCCTTACCTGACTTTAAAATTCTTGGGTTATTACCTATTAACTCTTCCCTTTCATACCCCGTCATTTTACAGTAAACAGGATTTACATATTCCATTTCACCATCTACATTAGTAATTAATACGCCTGCGACATTTTGCTCAATAACTTCATTAAAAATCTGTAACCTTTCTTCTAATCTCTTCTTTTCGATTACCTCCCAAACAATGTCTGCAAGATATTCCAAAGTCCTTACATCAGAATCAGTATAGTCAAAAGGTTTATTACCTACACCAATTATCGCAACAACATTATCCCCTCTTATAACAGGGCTTACAAGCTCTCTGACTACCTCAGCATGCCCATATGGGAGCCCTTTTTTATTTTCTATATTTTGATAATCATTATGAATGAAAGATTTTTTATAACGAACACAATCTGCCCAAATCCCTGCCTTATCTACATCATAATGATAATTTTCAGGTAGAGCATTACAAAATTTCTCTTTAGTTGCAGTTGACCACGCCTGAAACGACAAGGTTTTCTGGTCTGATTCAACAAAATGCAAAAAAGATATTTTACTGTTTAAAATCTTTTCAATTGCATCAAGGGCAAAAGTTAGAATCTCATTTATTGTATGCTCTTTTGCATAAAGATATAAATTTAACCTTAGAAGATTTGTTTGCTCCCGCATTATTTTATTAGATATATTCCTTACAAGACTAATAGCATACTCTTTTTTATCTAATTCTATAACCTTAACACTTACTTCAACATCAATAATTTCACCGAATTTTGATAAATGTTTTGACAAAAATTTCAGTTGCCCTTCTTCTTTGATTTTTCTAATTATGTCTTCAATAAATCCAGGTTTATTACTATGAACGATTTTTGATACTTTATGGCCAATAATTTCATCTTTACTATAACCTAAATATTTGCAGGCAACTTCATTGACATAGATAAACTTTTCAAAATCATGGATAAACACAGCATCAGAAAGCAATTCTGCTAATTCGAAAAGCTTAAATAGTCTTTCCATTTAAAATTATAGCACATAATATAGCCGGCTGCAAAAAAACTTATTCAAAACTTGCAAATTTTTTAGGGTCGAGTTGTTTAATAGTTTTGATAGGCAATAGCCCCGCAAAAATTACAAACAGCACAAGGACTAAGAGTAAAAGTGATGTTTTTAAAAAACTGACATGATACTCAATTGACCAGCCAAAAGATTTTGTATTTACCACTTTGATGATTATTACACTTAAAACACTTCCAAGTAAGACTCCGTAAAAAACACCAAAAAAACCGATTACAGCTGCAGACAGTGTGTAGATTTTAGATAAAAGTCTGTTATTTGCACCTAAATATTTTAAAATGCTAATCTCTTTTCTTCTCTCAAGGGCTACTGCATAGAGCATATTCCCCACACCAAGCAGTGATACAATAAGAGCTATCCCCTGAATAGCATATGTAATAGCAAAGCTCTTATCAAAGATTTTGATAACCTTTTTCCTGATAACATCGTTATTGAAAATATCTAAACTTCCATCTTGATTAATTAAGCTTTCTAATTTGCTGATAACACTATCTGAATCAACCCCTTTTTTGAGATAAATACTGACCTGAGTAAATTTTAATTCGTCCCAATACCTTTTTTGAAAAGAGTTATCAAAGATTATAAATCCATTTACAGTAGAATAACTTGTAAAAATTTCTCTGATTTTAAATTTTCCCTTCCCCTTTGGCGTATCAATTTCTATAAAATCCCCTACTTTTAAACCGTATCTAATTTTAAAATACTCTGAAACAGCGATACTTTTTGTTACTTCAAAATTATCGATACCGTTATGATACTTTTTAACAACCTTTTCCTCTCCAAAACCTAAAAGAATCTCTTTCCCTTTAAAAGTCCCCGGCATAGCACGAAAAGTGCTAACAGCTTCAACCCCATCAACAGTTTTGATTTCATATAAAATATTTTCATCAAGGGGCTCAAAACAAAAATTGGACGAACAACTTGCGGACTTGATAAAAATATCTGCTCTAAGGTTGTTATCTATCCATTTTGTGAGTGAAATTTTAAAGGAATCTATTAAAGTAACCATGCTGATAACAAGCGCCGTTGAAATGGCTACGCTTATTAAAGCGATGGCAAACCTGTATGAACTGCTGAAAATATCTGCAAAAGATATGAAGCCAGCCGTCTTAAAAATTTTTTTCATTATTTTTTCCACAATAAGGATAAGCCTCTCAAGATACAAAAAGGCAGCAGCACAAAAACCAATAAGTATAAAAAAAACTCCTACATAGGATAGATAAGGATACTCAGAAACATTGTAGTAAT
The window above is part of the Deferrivibrio essentukiensis genome. Proteins encoded here:
- a CDS encoding PAS domain S-box protein; the protein is MERLFKLFELAELLSDAVFIHDFEKFIYVNEVACKYLGYSKDEIIGHKVSKIVHSNKPGFIEDIIRKIKEEGQLKFLSKHLSKFGEIIDVEVSVKVIELDKKEYAISLVRNISNKIMREQTNLLRLNLYLYAKEHTINEILTFALDAIEKILNSKISFLHFVESDQKTLSFQAWSTATKEKFCNALPENYHYDVDKAGIWADCVRYKKSFIHNDYQNIENKKGLPYGHAEVVRELVSPVIRGDNVVAIIGVGNKPFDYTDSDVRTLEYLADIVWEVIEKKRLEERLQIFNEVIEQNVAGVLITNVDGEMEYVNPVYCKMTGYEREELIGNNPRILKSGKEDQKFYEDMWNTLLSGKSFTSEIVNKKKMASYILRMQ
- a CDS encoding ABC transporter permease, producing the protein MINSLRLIFIFALRNLKEEKLFSLISIFGVALGVGLFLSILNSTQSAIKSMSSDIEKLNPIANYEINDKFGKPFDESIIKILNGKQIRNYPLIKINAQSERERLVIPIFAIDSLKVIKNSNINITESNLDLQSFFQKQNAVFITDDIAKRLKVKIGDGLYLTAGGIKKFYVAGILNSDQVPSGLYQDIGNFQEKFNFLGKVSRIDVNLTDKQVDEIKPLLPENLLLQKKSVLIKNQGEILKSFKMNLYFISSIAFLVGFFMLFNTIFITVVKKREQIGTLRALGSSKSQILFLFIFQSFLLGALGSILGLLLGQILSIYSSAVVEDTISTIFKPVYIKSIFVFNSYSFYAVFLGICISLLSSIFPAIEASKVNPVETVRRGTFELKFKKYYLIWFFVGLFFIGLGILFSFFDYYYNVSEYPYLSYVGVFFILIGFCAAAFLYLERLILIVEKIMKKIFKTAGFISFADIFSSSYRFAIALISVAISTALVISMVTLIDSFKISLTKWIDNNLRADIFIKSASCSSNFCFEPLDENILYEIKTVDGVEAVSTFRAMPGTFKGKEILLGFGEEKVVKKYHNGIDNFEVTKSIAVSEYFKIRYGLKVGDFIEIDTPKGKGKFKIREIFTSYSTVNGFIIFDNSFQKRYWDELKFTQVSIYLKKGVDSDSVISKLESLINQDGSLDIFNNDVIRKKVIKIFDKSFAITYAIQGIALIVSLLGVGNMLYAVALERRKEISILKYLGANNRLLSKIYTLSAAVIGFFGVFYGVLLGSVLSVIIIKVVNTKSFGWSIEYHVSFLKTSLLLLVLVLFVIFAGLLPIKTIKQLDPKKFASFE
- a CDS encoding response regulator; amino-acid sequence: MFKIVAVKEDITEKKQLQEQLNQTQKLDSIGQLAGGVAHDFNNILSAIMGYVELAKLQIDNKNALPAYLDNIMAATERAANLTEKLLIFARKKPTVVENINIADVINSFENMLKRLIGEEIELIINKGENISFVKGNKGQIEQILLNLCINAKDAINGIGKIIINVENVFIDEQYCKTHSGFTPGNFVCLSVTDNGCGMDKALIKNIFEPFFTTKEVGKGTGLGLSTVYGIVKQHNGFINVYSELGVGTTFRIYFPAIEKEGEENKQKHTEKFVFGMKAEKAANILLVEDDEILNEAFKDTLNKIGYNVFPATSPEDALDIVRENGKNIDLIITDVIMPGMSGRALVDTIRDYLPDIKVIFMSGYNEELVSERGIFVEEVKFLQKPFTLNQLVSIIFETLSDSYRETNFFIFQTKKIK